ttaagcgataattagacaaatttgattttttttttgccagccaaaagtttattattaattagcatcatttatttcaagatgtttaagaaaggatggacaaaaaaataagattgaCATAAacgatatatgaactatgaatagtactttgtaaagctgacttagataacacatctgcacatctatttccagattttttttatgtctaaattcaatttcttcagagcagttattccacaaagagatcgtatgagatattgttttgatattcagatttgtttcttgactgctCAAAatattgataactgtaaaaatgtctccttcgaatatgatatgtctctaaccgagtccccaacatgagacacgtttgtttaaaaagtaaataatttcatttttcttatattatataacaaatatatattatttactgataataaaaatatagttattcatctatcacaaatatctatgcaaatatgtgaatcaagtacaacaatcaaacaacataatgatttccacaaagaaaatttaaaaaatatatttatgttatgtagttttattttatattctttaaataaaataatacaatattatattttatttttctagaattgaaaaatacatataatattttatccacgcgtagcgcggttaacaAAAATAGTAGTAATAATAGATGGTAGGTCGTAAAATACACAACACaaatcttaattaaaataaaatgaaatttattgacaaaaaaactagaaataGAATCAAAATCTATTACTACATTTTGTTGTTACTGATGTCCTGCTTTCTTGTGTTCCAATgtaataaatgatatttcaaattaataaaaattagacaatgaaaaaaaattttacgtttcacaaaagatattttttaaattattttgttattttttgaagtatctttttattttctaattttgtaaATGACAATTCTCTTAGATaaccatttttaagtttttgtcacaaaaatagttttcaaaaaagaaaatgaccaaaatagttaatttttattttgaaatttttaatatttattttttatgttttaaaatttgaaacctaATCCCAAACccacttaaactctaaacctaagtctatattagttaaccataggctaaaaatacatctttaataaaatttattttggtcattttctttattgatcactatttttatgacaaaaactttaaaaaaactattataggaaatttctctttttaagtgaatcatttttattaaataatttaattaattaattatatattaaataaaatatattttataattctctTAATCTACATGAAATATgtaaaaatgacattttttacaaaaaagagaaaatatataataattcatgaacttaaatatatatttttgaataaaacagattcctttttacaaaataataacataaaattcAATCTTTTGAGATAAATTTTTGGGCAATTCtttcaaatattcttttttaaatttttgtcacaaaaataaccttcaaaaataaaatgaccaaaatagattttttttattttaaaaattttaattttaattttttatttttaaaattttgaatctaTCCCAAAATCCAAACTCTTAACTGTAAACTCTAAGTCTTAGATTAGGTAACTCTAAAGGGTAACCCTAAAagtataaatacatatttactcTTTAATAAGAATCACTAactatgtaatcacaaactcttctGTACAGttacaataatataaattcaactttcaagactccaaTACTTtgtgttgtaaaaaaaataagtaagtgactaagctaatatattctttgaaagtgtgaaaacattgacaaatatgaaaaagcattgatttttgttttcgtgacaaagttaagaattttgtaaaagtaagtttaacatataaattttcgtgacaaatatgaaaaaacatagatttttgtacaattttgacaaaacaactcaaaagatagttctctaatgtcttaataaaatattatttaaggacgCAATAATtgaatatatcaattcaataaattttgtaatttatagacaaaacaataacacaacaaattttgaaacatttgtttaacctatcgatttattttcatgagaatccaactaaacaagataaaaaaaacaattagatttacaaatatttaattacccttttattcaatttttattaatttcaaattgtaataatatatctttttgaagttacaaaaaataatgttctttctttattacactagcattatatatagattctatatacacaaataaatataatataacaacatacgcttgctttccccgattcatttgaaaactttttaagttatccaccaaagtaaattaattaaatcaatcaaattgttagaatacaacaaattaatatataattttattttagattaaattatttaaaaaatgtattttcattaaaaacaaaataataaataagtaaaactgatttgatggtaatttttatgacatatatatatatatcaattctgtgaaagaaatagaagcttaatatggaaaaaaatcttaaatacaaaaaaactctaaaaattaacaaaaaaaaaactaataaaaattaaactatgatatcacttaaaagcttcttagacaatattaataaaatatttaagcgataattagacaaatttgattttttttttttgccagccaaaagtttattattaattaacatcagttatttcaagatgtttaagaaaggatggacaaaaaaataagattgacataaatgatatatgaactatgaatagtactttgtaaagctgatttagataacacatctgcacatccattttcaGATGTTTTTGATGTCTAAATTCAACTTTTTTAGAGCAGTTATTCCATAaatagatcgtatgagatattgttttgataatcagatttgtttcttgactgttaagaagattgataacagtaaaaatgtctccttcgaatatgatatgtctataaccgagtctccaacatgagacaagtttgttttaaaagtaaataatttcatttttcttatattatacaataaatatatattatttactgataataaaaatatagctATTCAtcaatcacaaatatctatgcaaatatgtgaatcaagtacaccaatcaaacaacataatgattttcacgaaaaaaatttaaaaaatatatctatgttatgtagttttattttatattctttaaataaagtaatacaatattatatattatttttttagaattgagaaatacatataatatcttatccgcgcgtagcgcggttaaaaaatctagtaataATAATAGATGGTAGGTCGTAAAATACACAACACAAATCTctactaaaataaaatgaaaatcattgacaaaaaaactagaaataGGATCAAAATCTATTACTAcgggggtgattggtagttgctgtaggtgatgtccacagccctatttatttctaaagcacTAAATTgagagcaatcaagctttaatttttttttttgaaaccacagctcttgaaataacctacagctgtacaagtgctctgcagggccaaatatccaaagcaattttttagtgctttccataaaattctacagcaataaaatctaaagccacaaCAAAAagtttacagatttttttctacagcaaaatttttaaagctacaaaCATTACCAATCAGACCCTACattttgttgttattgttgtccTTCTTTCTTGCGTTCCAATgtaataaatgatatttcaaattaataaaaattcgacaatgaaaaaaaaatttacgtttcacaaaagatatttttaaaattattttgttattttttgaagtatctttttattttctaattttttaaaggACAATTctctcagataatcatttataagtttttgtcacaaaaatagttttcaagtaagaaaatgaccaaaatagatcttttttactttgaaatttttaatatttattttttgtgttttaaaatttgaaaccttaTCCCAaaccaacttaaactctaaaccctaagtctatatTACTTAACCAtagggtaaaaatacatttttatcttttaataaaatttattttggtcattttcttcattgatgactatttttatgacaaaaacttaaaaaaaaactattataggaaatttctctttttaagtgattaatcatttttattaaataatttaattaattaattatatattaaaaaaatatattttataattctctTAATCTACATGAAATATGTCAAAATGGCATTTttacaaaacatagaaaatatataataattcatgaacttaaatatatatttttgaataaaaaaaagatttctttttacaaaataataacataaaattcaatcttttgaaataaatttttaagtttttgtcacaaaaatagcgttcaaaaaataaaatgaccaaaatagatttttttattttgaaaattttaattttaattttttatttttaaaattttgaatctaTCCCAAAATCCAACCTCTTAGCTGTAAACTTTAAGTTTTAGATTAGGTAACTCTAAAAGGTAACCCTAAAAGTATATATACGtatttaccctttaataaaaaaaatttggtcatttttttatctatttttttgtgaaaataaactaaagaggatataatttctttaaattttttaacagcttttaatattttgattgtCAGTGGGTATTGATCGTTTTACGCCCAACATTGATTATTCTGtttgaaatatattaatttatgcaATATAAACAGAGATTTTTTGTTGTAATAATAATAGAGGCCAATGGTCATGATAATAAGATACATTTTTCGtgtttaataaaactaaaatttggtTGCCAGCTAAATAGACattttaaacttatttttagttttgaaaaaaaaaacttatttttagttgatgttttatttttttccttttgaagTGGAAAGTGtcaaaaacatataagaaaacgAAAAGTTGGAAAGTCTTTTTGTTTAcccatttttaataaataactatcgTATAAATTAGTAGAAGAATCCCACAAACCCCAAAAAGCTCTtttacttctctctctctctctctctctctctctcttcttcctcacagcaaagcaaatctCGTTCCATTCTCCGAGAAGAACGAAGTTGGTGAAGTCGCCGCCTGGATAACTCAGGTTCACAGATGACAACATACATGCGAGACAAACCATCAATGTTTGGGTCACGAGCTTCCAAGTTTCTACTCTCTGCTCTCATCTTGATCCAGTTGCTACCTACTCAACTCCTTGCTCAAAGATCTAAATCTCCATGGCAGACACTCACTGGTGAACTCCTCTATCTCTTCATCTCCACTgtaaatttgagaaaaaaagaaacagaagcaAACTAAGTGAAACTAGTTACTCCTACTCTCGATCCAGTTTGACAGACTTTTCTTTCTAAGTTTGATCCATTTCTTGATTACCTCTTTTTGGTGTGTCTGTAGGATCTGCTCCTCTTATCATAGCACGTGGCGGGTTTTCTGGGTTATTGCCAGATTCAAGCGTTGATGCTTACAGTATCGTATCTCAGACAAGTGTCTCCGATGCTGTTCTCTGGTGTGATGTGCAGCTTACCAAAGATGGAGTTGGGATTTGCTTTCCCGATGTAAAAATGATGAATGCTTCTAGTATCCAAGATGCTTACTCTAAACGGAAAAACTCTTACCTGGTTAATGGTGTCCCTACTCAAGATTGGTTCACCATTGATTTCACTTTGAAGGATCTCAAACCTGTTTTCTGTAAGTTCAATGTCACTTTCAgacatctttgtttttttttttgttttttgtttttgtctttttgctGCTATATATCTCTGTCACTAGGAGGAAAAGTTAGGGTGTCCATTCTAATACATTGGAGACCGGACTCTTGTTGGATTCTAGTTCTAGATATGTCTATGTTGATTGttagtttatatatgtttgatgGTTAAGTTTtttctgataccaattgtatgtatattttgattttggaaaATTGATTGTCAGCTATTCCAAATATAGGCCATGGTCACACATCTAGACAATATTAATGATTCTAATTTTGGCAATGTCTTATGTTGATTGTTggtttatatatgtttcatGGTTAAAAAAATTTCTGACACCAATTCTATGTAtgttttgattttggaaaaTTGAGTGTCAGCTATACCAAATATAGGCTATGATCACACATCTAGACAATATTAATGATTCTAGTTTTAGCAATGTCTTATGTTAATTGTTggtttatatatgtttcatggttaattttttttttctgatcccaatatgtatattttgatttttggaaAATTGATTGTCAGATATACCAAATATAGGCTGTACACATCTTGACAGTATTAATGATTCTAGTTTTAGCAATGTCTTATGTTGATTGTTGGTTTATACTATGCTTCATGGTTAAATTTGTTTTGATCCcaatatgtatattttgaattttggaaaaATGATTGTCAGCTATACCAAATATAGGCTATGGTCACACATCTAAACAATACTAATGTATCATTAATTACACAAAGGGTATGGTGGTTGATATAACACATATGTATCAACTAACAATGTTATGTAGTTAACACCATAATCATACTTCTTATTGCATTGCTTGGACGTCACGTAAGAATTGGGATAAAGCTTTGTGTTAAGGATTGGAATAAAGTGGCTTTGATGTTGTTGTTATATCCTATTtggttgtatttttatttacaaatattcTTCCAAACTGTGCAGTGATCCGAGGAATATTATCACGATCTGATGCATTCGATAACAACCAATACGCTATTTCAACAGTACAAGATATCGCTATGGAGTTGAAACCCAAGAGCTTTTGGTTAAATGTTCAGGTAAATTCTTATGTCTAGTAagtttgtttccttttgttttgtaGTGATAGATCTCAGCTCACTCTTAACACAGCTGCTCTTTTTATCCAGCACGACGCGTTCTATGGGCAGCATAACCTGAGCATAAGCAAGTTTCTGCTATCACTCCCCAAAACTGTGACTATTAACTATCTCTCTTCCCCTGAGGTTACTTTCCTACAGAGCATCGGTGGCCGTTTCGGTAAAGCCGGGCCAAAGTTTGTGTTCCGGTTCCTAGAGAAAGACGATGTTGAGGTGTCAACTAATCAAACCTATGGAACTCTCTTGGGAAACCTAACTTTCATCAAGACGTTTGCCTCAGGCGTTCTTGTTCCAAAGTCTTACATATGGCCGCTCGAAGACCAGTACTTGAGTCCCCACACATCGTTTGTTCAAGATGCTCACAAAGCAGGATTAGAAGTATACGCGTCAGGGTTTGCAAATGATTTGGACATGGCGTACAACTACAGTTTTGATCCATTGGCTGAGTACTTATCCTTCATGGACAATGGAGACTTCTCTGTGGATGGCTTCTTATCTGATTTTCCACTAACCGCATCTTCAGCTGTTGGTAAGTAAATGACATTCTTCTATATCATTCACAAagtgaaatcatttttttttcatttgaatttttcttattcTTCAGACTGCTTCTCCCATCTTGGAAGTAATGCTTCAACACAAGGTATGTTCTAGTGGCTACATGTCAAAGTAACTAATGGTAATAAAAGTTTAATCTTCTATATGGTTGTTCATGTCACAGTGGATTTTCTTGTAATATCCAAAAATGGAGCAAGTGGAGACTACCCTGGGTGCACCGACTTGGCCTATTCAAAGGCTATCAAAGATGGTGCTGACATCATCGATTGTTCTGTTCAAATGTCGTTGGACGGGATCCCGTTTTGCTTAAACTCAGCTGATCTTGGGGAGAGCACGAACATTGTCCAAAGCCCTTTCAGAAACCGTTCATCAACTGTTCCTGAGATCGCTCCTCTTGGTGGATTATACAGCTTTAGTCTGACATGGTCTGAGATTCAGACCTTGAGACGTAAGTTTTTCTAagtcttctcttccttttttcaGCATTTTAATTACACTAGGTGTTGTTGTGCTTGAGATAAAGAAGCTCTCTTATTTGTTCCTTCATATGTTTTGCAGCTGCGATTACAAATCCATACAACAGGGACTTCAACTTGTTTAGGAACCCCAAGGAGAGAAGTTCCGGGAAGCTTGTTTCACTTTCTGATTTCTTGAACTTGGCGAAAAACTCCACCTCTCTTGCTGGTGTTTTGATCAGCGTTGAAGTAAGTTTCTACTATCACTTAAAAGTCTTAAACAAAGGCTCCTAATCTTTATAAACCGCACCAGTTAATAGTAGCAAAAATTTCTACATATATCTATTACAATTGTTCAGCAGTTGTCCCGCGTGTTATCTTTGGGACCCTAACTGATGTTGCCATAACCACTATGTTTTGGTTTCATTCAGAATGCAGCATACCTGAGAGAGAAGCAAGGTCTCGACGTTGTTAAAGCCATTCTCGATACGCTCACCAAAGCTGGTTACAGCAACGCgacaacaacaaccaaaaagGTTATGATTCAGTCAACAAACAGCTCGGTTTTGGTAGACTTCAAGAAACAGAGCCGGTACGAGACGGTATACCAAGTGGAAGAAACAATCCGAGACATCCTCGACTCTGCAATCGAAGACATAAAGAAGTTCGCTGACGCCGTCGTGGTCAGAAAAAACTCTGTCTTCCCAGTCAGCCAAAGCTTCACCACTGGACAAACCAATCTGGTGGAGAGGCTACAGAGGTTCCAGCTTCCTGTTTACGTTGAACTGTTCCGCAACGAGTTTGTGTCTCAGCCGTGGGATTTCTTGTCAGATGCAACGGTGGAGATAAACTCGCATGTTACTGGAGCTGGTATCAATGGAACCATCACCGAGTTCCCTTTAACAGCCGCAAGATACAAAagtaaagtgaaaaaaaaaaaaaaaagagtgtctgaaaagttttatgttttgttttttgaatcTTGATTGTGTTTGTCATGTTCTGTCTCAGGGAACAGGTGCTTGACACGGAAAGACCTGCCTCCTTACATGAGCCCGGTTCAGCCAGCTGGTCTCTTATCTATTATGAGTCCTACTTCGTTACCTCCAGCGGAAGCACCAAACCCGGTTTTCACGGATGCTGATGTCACTGAACCACCTCTACCTCCGGTCATAGCCAAAGCCCCTACGAGCAGCCCTGGACCATTATCAACCGATGAAAAAGCTCCTAATGGGCAACCCCGAGTCGCTCTATCTCTTCTTCTGTCTGCATTCGCCATGGTTCTAGCCTCTCTTCTACTTCTGTGATCACATTGGCCTGGTCAATTGACTTGTGTCCTAATAGTTAATTAGGATTCTCTGCATTGGTGAGTTTCTGTTTGgggttttttgtttgttcatactAAACATTCATTTGTATCATTGTAATTTGCTGTTGTAACATTATTCACTTTAATGTTCTTTAAAACTCTTGTGTGCTTTGTAGTATTAATGAGATTCTATCTTCTTTAATACATTAAAACTCTTGTGTGCAATGGAGCAATGATAGGTACTACTGCTTCTTGGTACCCTTGACTCTCTCCCGGTTGCTGTCTACTTTCATTGGCTAACCATGAAGCTCTTCAAACACGCCTGATACATCAATCACTATTGGCTACTGCAACTGCATCCTCCGatcaaaattatgttttcaagTCCAATTCATTTGATGATAAATATGTACTTACTAGATtaaatgccaaaaaaaaaagtgtattaAATGATTCTATTGCATCCAAACATCATCATGTAGAAGCTATTGGAGCAAGACTACTCGTATTGTGTCTCAGCGTTTGTTacaaaaagattatttaatagCAGTCCATTACAGTCTTGATCCAGTAGCTACGAGTATTTGTCTTTTTTTGGACAAGGTGAAGTCTCCGTAGACATTACATTGTCTGATTTAGCGTGGACGGAGATTGTATAATCTTTTTGTCATTGATGAAGTGAATCCCACATTGTCCTTGAACTGTTCTGGGATTCTGTAATCAGGATCCCCAAGactgtcatcatcatcatcagttaTATCTGTATCAATCCAAGAATTCCAGTCAACCTCGCTATCCGTATCTTCATCCCACAATAGATCTCTTTTGCTCTGCATGCTGCTAACCTTATCAACTAATCTCAAGAGAATGTTGTGGTTTAGTACTTCATAGTCCCTGTATTTTCCAGTCAAAAGAGtataaaactttgttttttggtttgtttcaaAAAATGAGCATGTTTGATCATTTTACCTGTAAGTAAAAGCAGCATGAAGAAGCTGAGCTGAAGCAAGAACCGCGAATAAAGATCTGAGAACGTTTATAACCCATGCTCTGCGTTCTTCATCATTCACGTAACGCAAACTTGCCACTTCTAATCCTAAGGTAACGCACAAACCTGCATCATCAAGatgagaaaatattatattcataacTATGGTAATGAGAAAGAGAGATGGAGCATTATGATGCTTACCAATGTAAAGCCTCGGCCTTATGGTATAAGTTTGTTTTGTACTCGTAAACATGTAGATGACAAAGATAGACAAGAAGTAGATAAAGAAAGCTTTGATCACCCTTGACTCCAAAAGCATCGCATTGTGCAAAGCAAACAGCTTATCCAAAGCAACAAACATGCTCGCCTGTTTAGCCTCAAACGCTTCCTGTGCTGCCAACATTGATTTAGAATTCTCAAACAGGTGATCATGAACCTGTTGAAGCTGTTCTTGCCTCTTCGCAAGATCTTCCTGTTGCTCCTGGCTAAACTCCGCAAAACGTTGCAGTGTACTCCTACTCTCTTGCAATGCTTCACTTTGAAACTGGTTGAGAGACTGTATACTATCAATAGCCACAGATTGTCCTTCCAAAAGCTTCTGCTGATTATCTAAAGTACTGTTAGTCATAGTTCCGATGATACTAGTTTGATTCTCCAACGCAGTCATCTTCTCCGTCATCTTTTCTCCGAGTACATTTATCTTCCCACCGATCTGCTTTGTGTCGTTCTTCAACCTATCCACACCGTCCTTGACGTCAGTGACAGAGTCGTTAAACGTCTCCATTCCAGCTTTCATCGCTTCTCCCATCTTCTCTTGGCCTTCCTTTAACGCTAACTGTGACTCAGTAATGCTCTTCTGTTCTTGATAGATATCTTTGGTTTGTTGTGACAAACCACTCATTTGAGTTCCTATCGTGTTTGTCTTGTGCGCCACGTTATTAACCACAACATCTATTGACCCAACAGATTCATGAATCTTGCTAGTGCTCTGCAGTATGTCATCTGATTTGCTCTCTAGGATATCAAGTTTCTCTTCTGTGTTTTGAGCTGATCTCTTCAAATCATTCACAAGCCTCTCTATCTCATTCTTGAGTGCATGGCTCCtgccacacaaaaaaaaaaaagaaattcagaATCCATTACacaattcagaaaaaaaagacaaacctAAAACACTTACTGCAGTTGTTGGCAGATGGTGTTGGTCTCAAGCATGAACTCGAGATAGATCTTATGCTCATGATCATCCAGCTTCTTGAGACAACTCATCATTGTTTGTTTATCATTACAAGTGGGAAAATCAGGTCTTCCTGATTCTTTTTGGAAGCAATCGCTTAGATGCCAAGCAAACCTCTTCCTCTGTTCTTCAGTGGCAACCATGCCCTTGCAACCACTCAGGAGGTAACCATATGCGTTTTGCCAGCAGCTGTTTGGACCTGCAAGCTTGTTTTTAGCGTCTTCAAGGACTTGAACCGCCTTCTTGTCACTGAAAACTTCTAGGGAGAATTCGGCGTTGGATTTGATAGACCGCGAGGAAGAAGGGTTTGTGTTTTCTccagaagaagaggaagaagagaaccaTCCCCAGCTGTGGCATGTTATTGGAGAATCTAAAAGAAGGATCAATAGAAACAGAAGATATCTTCTGTTGAAGCGatccattttttctttttgtatgttaagtcttcttcttctcgaggAGATGTGTTATTGATATACCTACATCGAGAAGCGAGAAAAGAGTCAAAAC
This genomic stretch from Brassica napus cultivar Da-Ae chromosome C9, Da-Ae, whole genome shotgun sequence harbors:
- the LOC106418457 gene encoding glycerophosphodiester phosphodiesterase GDPDL4-like yields the protein MTTYMRDKPSMFGSRASKFLLSALILIQLLPTQLLAQRSKSPWQTLTGSAPLIIARGGFSGLLPDSSVDAYSIVSQTSVSDAVLWCDVQLTKDGVGICFPDVKMMNASSIQDAYSKRKNSYLVNGVPTQDWFTIDFTLKDLKPVFLIRGILSRSDAFDNNQYAISTVQDIAMELKPKSFWLNVQHDAFYGQHNLSISKFLLSLPKTVTINYLSSPEVTFLQSIGGRFGKAGPKFVFRFLEKDDVEVSTNQTYGTLLGNLTFIKTFASGVLVPKSYIWPLEDQYLSPHTSFVQDAHKAGLEVYASGFANDLDMAYNYSFDPLAEYLSFMDNGDFSVDGFLSDFPLTASSAVDCFSHLGSNASTQVDFLVISKNGASGDYPGCTDLAYSKAIKDGADIIDCSVQMSLDGIPFCLNSADLGESTNIVQSPFRNRSSTVPEIAPLGGLYSFSLTWSEIQTLRPAITNPYNRDFNLFRNPKERSSGKLVSLSDFLNLAKNSTSLAGVLISVENAAYLREKQGLDVVKAILDTLTKAGYSNATTTTKKVMIQSTNSSVLVDFKKQSRYETVYQVEETIRDILDSAIEDIKKFADAVVVRKNSVFPVSQSFTTGQTNLVERLQRFQLPVYVELFRNEFVSQPWDFLSDATVEINSHVTGAGINGTITEFPLTAARYKRNRCLTRKDLPPYMSPVQPAGLLSIMSPTSLPPAEAPNPVFTDADVTEPPLPPVIAKAPTSSPGPLSTDEKAPNGQPRVALSLLLSAFAMVLASLLLL
- the LOC106418458 gene encoding protein GAMETE EXPRESSED 1, with amino-acid sequence MDRFNRRYLLFLLILLLDSPITCHSWGWFSSSSSSGENTNPSSSRSIKSNAEFSLEVFSDKKAVQVLEDAKNKLAGPNSCWQNAYGYLLSGCKGMVATEEQRKRFAWHLSDCFQKESGRPDFPTCNDKQTMMSCLKKLDDHEHKIYLEFMLETNTICQQLQSHALKNEIERLVNDLKRSAQNTEEKLDILESKSDDILQSTSKIHESVGSIDVVVNNVAHKTNTIGTQMSGLSQQTKDIYQEQKSITESQLALKEGQEKMGEAMKAGMETFNDSVTDVKDGVDRLKNDTKQIGGKINVLGEKMTEKMTALENQTSIIGTMTNSTLDNQQKLLEGQSVAIDSIQSLNQFQSEALQESRSTLQRFAEFSQEQQEDLAKRQEQLQQVHDHLFENSKSMLAAQEAFEAKQASMFVALDKLFALHNAMLLESRVIKAFFIYFLSIFVIYMFTSTKQTYTIRPRLYIGLCVTLGLEVASLRYVNDEERRAWVINVLRSLFAVLASAQLLHAAFTYRDYEVLNHNILLRLVDKVSSMQSKRDLLWDEDTDSEVDWNSWIDTDITDDDDDSLGDPDYRIPEQFKDNVGFTSSMTKRLYNLRPR